In one window of Laspinema palackyanum D2c DNA:
- a CDS encoding YlxR family protein — protein MKPNYRRCISCRKVAPKEAFWRIVKLYPSDQVQLDTGMGRSAYLCPEASCLKTAQKKNRLGRSLKAAVPPELYSNLWQRLPLSAQSEHRGATPTQ, from the coding sequence ATGAAACCAAACTACCGACGTTGTATTAGTTGCCGTAAAGTTGCACCGAAAGAAGCCTTCTGGCGTATCGTCAAACTCTACCCATCGGATCAGGTACAATTAGATACAGGTATGGGGCGTTCGGCCTATCTTTGTCCAGAAGCCTCTTGCCTGAAAACGGCTCAAAAGAAAAATAGACTGGGGCGATCGCTTAAAGCAGCGGTTCCCCCGGAACTGTATTCCAACCTATGGCAACGGTTACCCCTGAGCGCTCAATCCGAGCACCGGGGAGCAACCCCAACCCAATAA
- a CDS encoding DUF948 domain-containing protein, which produces MTDPLFWLGLSFLLVAVSLILVLLAALPALQAIARAARSVEKLADTLSREFPPTLEAIRLTGMEISDLTDDVTEGVQSASNMVKEVDRSLGSAKQQAKKVQITTRSVFTGMKTAWKTFTRTPERPSSSHRRSVDRLPPGQRKPLEFNERATPQPYSLSEDREDSNEDYSD; this is translated from the coding sequence GTGACAGACCCTTTGTTTTGGCTTGGACTTTCGTTTTTACTCGTTGCTGTCAGCCTGATCCTCGTGCTACTGGCGGCACTTCCGGCATTGCAGGCGATCGCCCGCGCCGCGCGCAGCGTCGAAAAATTAGCCGATACCCTCTCGCGGGAATTTCCCCCCACCCTCGAAGCGATTCGCCTCACCGGGATGGAAATTAGTGACCTCACCGATGATGTCACCGAAGGCGTTCAAAGTGCCAGCAACATGGTTAAAGAAGTTGATCGCAGTCTTGGCAGTGCCAAACAGCAAGCCAAAAAAGTCCAAATTACCACCCGCAGCGTGTTTACCGGCATGAAAACCGCCTGGAAAACCTTTACCCGGACCCCCGAACGACCCAGCAGTTCCCATCGCCGTTCCGTCGATCGCTTACCCCCCGGACAACGCAAACCCTTAGAATTTAACGAGCGCGCAACCCCCCAACCCTATTCTCTTTCTGAAGATCGAGAAGACTCCAACGAAGACTACTCAGATTAG
- the nusA gene encoding transcription termination factor NusA, whose protein sequence is MAMVSLPGLREMIDSISQERNLPKQAVQAALREALLKGYERYRRTISMEKIHFDEHFFDNFEIELDIAEEGFRVLSTKTIVELVSSGDHEISLKEVQEVADEAQLGDTVVLDVTPDQREFGRMAAIQTKQVLQQKLRDQQRKIVQEEFEDLESTVLQGRVLRFDRQSVILAVNSGFGQPEVEAELPKREQLPNDNYRANTTIKVYLKKVREGPSRGPQLLVSRADAGLVVYLFANEVPEIEDEVVRIVAVAREANPPSRHVGPRTKIAVDTLERDVDPVGACIGARGSRIQVVVNELRGEKIDVIRWSPDPATYIANALSPAKVDEVRLVNPEARQAHVLVPEDQLSLAIGKEGQNVRLAARLTGWKIDIKDSAKYDYDSSYESSRVQSSYEEEEDLEEEVEELDELEETSTASSVQRTA, encoded by the coding sequence ATGGCAATGGTCAGCCTCCCCGGACTCCGGGAGATGATTGACAGTATCTCTCAAGAGCGAAACTTACCGAAGCAAGCCGTGCAAGCGGCACTGAGGGAAGCGCTTTTGAAAGGATACGAGCGCTACAGGCGCACGATTAGTATGGAAAAGATCCATTTCGATGAACACTTCTTCGATAATTTTGAAATCGAACTGGATATTGCAGAAGAAGGCTTTCGGGTCCTCTCTACAAAGACCATTGTGGAATTGGTCAGTAGTGGGGACCATGAGATTTCTTTAAAAGAGGTTCAGGAAGTCGCCGACGAAGCTCAACTGGGGGATACGGTGGTTTTGGATGTGACCCCAGACCAACGAGAATTTGGTCGAATGGCTGCGATTCAGACCAAGCAGGTGCTCCAGCAAAAGCTGCGGGATCAACAGCGCAAGATTGTGCAGGAAGAGTTTGAGGACTTAGAAAGCACGGTGTTGCAAGGGCGAGTCCTGCGATTCGATCGCCAGTCGGTGATTCTGGCCGTGAATAGTGGGTTTGGGCAACCGGAAGTGGAGGCGGAACTGCCAAAACGGGAACAGTTGCCGAACGATAATTATCGCGCGAACACGACTATCAAGGTGTACTTGAAGAAAGTGCGGGAAGGCCCCAGCCGAGGCCCTCAGTTGTTGGTGTCTCGGGCGGATGCTGGGTTGGTGGTTTATCTGTTTGCCAACGAAGTGCCGGAAATTGAGGATGAGGTCGTGAGGATTGTCGCCGTAGCGCGGGAAGCCAATCCTCCCTCCCGTCATGTGGGACCCCGGACGAAAATAGCCGTGGATACCCTAGAGCGGGATGTAGACCCGGTGGGAGCCTGTATTGGAGCGCGGGGATCGCGGATCCAAGTCGTGGTCAACGAATTACGGGGAGAAAAAATCGACGTGATTCGGTGGTCACCGGATCCAGCGACTTATATTGCGAATGCGCTGAGTCCGGCTAAAGTGGATGAAGTCCGATTGGTGAATCCCGAAGCGAGACAGGCTCATGTTTTGGTTCCCGAGGATCAGTTGAGTTTGGCGATCGGGAAAGAAGGCCAGAATGTCCGTTTGGCAGCACGGTTAACTGGATGGAAAATTGACATCAAGGATAGTGCGAAGTACGACTACGATTCTTCTTATGAGTCCTCTAGGGTTCAATCTTCCTACGAGGAAGAAGAGGACCTGGAGGAGGAAGTAGAGGAGTTAGATGAGCTAGAGGAAACTTCGACCGCCAGTTCAGTGCAAAGAACGGCTTGA
- a CDS encoding putative bifunctional diguanylate cyclase/phosphodiesterase — MTKILVIEDEESVRCNIIELLEEEDFDVIAAENGEVGVIRAKNEVPDLILCDVMMPQLDGYAVLAELREDLSTGTIPFIFLTAKSSRQDWRQGMELGADDYLIKPFTREELLVAIATRLKKSRTIQQRYGKELEILQQQCDRLLNFDETTGLPNLRQLRSHLHQLISNHPPQMETSELVVVVSIEIDRWKRIEQNLGSLKVQQLLKAIGQRLRESSEPRDLLAHITKNTFVLIPRGLESVESVVVKTQTLRDGLSRPFVVEGQEIAIATSIGICFYPKDGADSDALIENAKTAKEHAKRNGGNQYQFYRPEPVVADHRRLDLETSLYYALERSEFQVYYQPQVDLISGQIIGAEALVRWQHPEWGLVSPADFIPLAEETGGIIPLGEWVLLTACRQAKAWANLGFPLLKMGVNLSIRQLNQIDLMERLVAILHQTELDPQWLELELTESMVVHNVEETIRRLQEIRSLGIQISIDDFGTGYSSLGYLNKLPLDTLKIDRCFIDGIDQNPKNAALTQAIIQMADSLKLKTVAEGVETRAELTFLCQSNCHAMQGYFFSKPLKPDDFQQLLVGKKQLPIPG, encoded by the coding sequence ATGACGAAAATTCTAGTGATTGAAGATGAGGAATCAGTTCGCTGCAATATTATTGAACTACTAGAAGAGGAAGATTTTGACGTGATCGCCGCAGAAAATGGCGAAGTGGGGGTGATCCGGGCAAAAAATGAGGTTCCAGACCTCATTTTATGTGACGTAATGATGCCACAATTGGATGGATATGCGGTTCTGGCTGAGTTAAGGGAAGACCTAAGTACCGGGACAATTCCGTTTATTTTTCTAACGGCGAAATCCAGCCGTCAGGATTGGCGACAGGGGATGGAGTTAGGGGCGGATGATTATTTAATCAAGCCGTTTACTCGGGAAGAGTTGCTGGTAGCGATCGCCACGAGGCTGAAAAAATCGAGAACCATCCAACAGCGGTATGGGAAAGAACTAGAGATTTTACAACAGCAGTGCGATCGCTTGCTGAACTTTGATGAAACCACCGGGTTGCCGAACCTGCGGCAATTGCGATCGCACCTGCATCAACTGATCAGCAATCATCCTCCCCAGATGGAAACCAGTGAACTGGTGGTTGTGGTGAGTATAGAAATAGACCGATGGAAACGGATTGAACAAAATTTAGGATCCCTTAAAGTCCAGCAGTTGCTCAAGGCGATCGGACAACGCTTGAGGGAATCTAGCGAACCCAGGGATTTACTCGCACATATTACTAAGAATACCTTTGTCCTGATTCCTAGGGGTCTCGAGAGCGTGGAAAGCGTGGTGGTGAAAACTCAAACGTTGCGCGATGGGTTATCTCGGCCCTTTGTGGTGGAGGGTCAAGAAATTGCGATCGCCACCAGCATCGGGATCTGTTTTTATCCCAAAGATGGTGCCGATTCTGATGCGCTCATCGAAAACGCCAAAACCGCCAAGGAGCACGCCAAACGCAACGGGGGAAATCAATATCAATTCTATCGCCCTGAACCCGTGGTGGCCGATCACCGACGTTTAGACCTCGAAACCAGCCTGTATTATGCCCTAGAACGATCAGAATTCCAGGTGTACTATCAACCCCAGGTGGACCTAATCAGCGGTCAGATTATCGGGGCTGAGGCCCTAGTCCGCTGGCAACATCCGGAATGGGGTTTAGTATCTCCCGCTGATTTTATTCCCTTAGCCGAAGAAACCGGCGGGATCATCCCTTTAGGGGAATGGGTCCTCCTTACCGCTTGCCGACAGGCAAAAGCCTGGGCTAATTTAGGATTCCCCTTGCTCAAAATGGGGGTCAACCTCTCCATTCGGCAATTGAATCAAATTGACCTGATGGAGCGCTTAGTGGCTATTCTCCACCAAACCGAACTGGATCCACAATGGTTAGAATTAGAATTAACCGAAAGCATGGTAGTCCACAATGTTGAAGAGACGATCCGGCGCTTACAGGAGATTAGATCCTTAGGGATTCAAATTTCTATTGATGATTTTGGCACGGGATATTCTTCCTTGGGCTATTTGAACAAACTCCCCTTGGATACGTTAAAAATTGACCGATGCTTCATTGATGGGATTGACCAAAATCCTAAAAATGCGGCCCTGACTCAGGCTATCATTCAAATGGCCGATTCTCTCAAGCTCAAGACCGTGGCTGAAGGGGTGGAAACTCGTGCTGAATTGACATTTTTGTGTCAATCTAACTGTCATGCAATGCAAGGTTATTTTTTCAGTAAGCCCTTAAAACCTGATGACTTTCAACAGTTACTTGTTGGCAAAAAGCAATTGCCAATCCCGGGGTGA
- a CDS encoding response regulator transcription factor: MKTILVIEDEQAVLTNILEILEGGGFKVIGAENGLAGIAQAQKYLPDLILCDVMMPGLDGHGVLSQLRESPVTATIPFIFLTAKADHADLRQGMNLGADDYITKPFRRKDLLEAINTRLNKQAAVMQQYATERQRAEGLQAKMYELEELSQTKDGLLKKLVEDLRNPLSKINLAIHMLKNTPPGTSTERYLEILQEEFEREIHLINQVSELQDLLTADNFTLLRKFNLLGGNLENPPNKRY; encoded by the coding sequence ATGAAAACAATTTTGGTGATTGAAGATGAACAAGCCGTCTTGACGAATATCTTGGAAATCCTTGAAGGAGGGGGCTTTAAAGTTATTGGTGCTGAAAATGGACTCGCAGGTATCGCCCAAGCTCAGAAATATCTCCCCGACTTGATCCTGTGCGATGTGATGATGCCTGGACTGGATGGACATGGGGTGTTAAGTCAATTGAGAGAGTCTCCTGTGACGGCAACGATTCCGTTTATTTTTCTGACTGCCAAAGCCGATCATGCAGATTTGCGCCAAGGCATGAATTTAGGAGCCGATGATTATATCACTAAACCGTTCCGCCGGAAAGATTTGTTAGAAGCGATTAATACCAGGCTAAATAAACAAGCGGCGGTGATGCAGCAGTACGCAACAGAGCGTCAGCGAGCGGAAGGATTGCAGGCTAAAATGTATGAGCTAGAAGAACTCAGTCAGACCAAAGATGGCCTGTTGAAGAAATTAGTCGAAGATTTACGAAATCCGCTTTCCAAGATTAATTTGGCGATTCATATGCTCAAGAATACACCCCCGGGGACCTCTACAGAACGGTATCTGGAGATTTTACAAGAAGAATTCGAGCGAGAAATTCACTTGATCAATCAAGTCTCGGAGTTGCAAGATTTGTTGACGGCAGATAATTTTACCTTGTTACGGAAGTTTAACCTATTGGGAGGCAATTTGGAAAACCCACCGAATAAACGCTACTAA
- a CDS encoding EAL domain-containing response regulator — MKKILVIEDEELVRNNILEILDTVDFRVIGACNGGIGVQLAEEHLPDLILCDVMMPELDGYGVLAALRNNPVTATIPFIFLTAKGDKTEIRQGMNLGADDYLTKPFRRKELLGAIEARLIKHDALYQGYAREQSRAVAPVPTVQPERSDSIYYDNLTNLPNQLLVREQFESLRDRTAQEGRCILILCIGLDRFKRINQTLGHDFGDRLLKEVAQRLSQSVRPGDILARLHTDQFAIVLAWGSDKGDRRTLSDPRDSSSLSTSNPIPEAIAPPLLDRLTQPFCLENREIFITASIGMSIYPQDGEDLDQLMKNAGVAMSYAKQLGGNQSQSYTPTLQGESLDDLTLETSLRYAVERQELQLYYQPIVGLQNGRIVGAEALVRWHHPQQGMISPVKFIPLAEQTGLIAPIGEWVLQTACNQTKSWQSEGLPPVRVAVNLSFRQFNQVDLSERLVRILDQSGLDPSYLELELTESILVQNVELTIAKLKELKSMGVQISLDDFGTGYSSLSYLQQFPFDLLKIDRCFVQDINTNSTNAALTNAIIQMAHSLNLKVIAEGVETPEELAVLYENKCDNIQGYLFSRPVKAEEFKRMLKEGKRLEGQPQSLPHLTE, encoded by the coding sequence ATGAAAAAAATTTTAGTGATTGAGGACGAAGAGTTAGTCCGTAACAACATTCTCGAAATTCTGGATACGGTGGATTTCAGGGTGATTGGAGCGTGCAATGGGGGCATCGGCGTCCAATTGGCAGAGGAACACCTGCCCGACCTGATTTTATGCGATGTGATGATGCCGGAACTGGATGGCTATGGGGTCCTTGCGGCCCTGCGGAACAATCCGGTGACGGCGACGATTCCGTTTATTTTTTTAACGGCAAAAGGGGATAAAACGGAGATCCGCCAAGGGATGAATTTGGGGGCGGACGACTATTTGACGAAACCGTTTCGACGCAAAGAGTTGTTAGGGGCGATCGAGGCGAGGTTGATCAAACATGATGCCTTATATCAGGGTTACGCTCGGGAACAGAGCCGCGCAGTCGCTCCAGTGCCGACGGTGCAGCCTGAGCGCTCGGATTCTATCTATTATGACAACCTGACGAATTTGCCGAATCAACTGTTAGTCCGAGAGCAGTTTGAATCCTTGCGAGATCGCACCGCTCAAGAAGGCCGCTGTATTTTGATTTTATGCATTGGGTTAGACCGATTTAAGCGGATCAATCAGACCCTGGGTCATGACTTTGGCGATCGCCTCCTGAAGGAAGTCGCCCAGCGATTGAGCCAATCGGTCCGCCCGGGGGATATTCTAGCGCGACTGCATACGGACCAATTTGCGATCGTTCTGGCATGGGGTTCGGACAAAGGCGATCGCCGCACTCTCTCAGACCCTCGGGACTCTTCCTCCCTTTCTACCTCTAACCCGATACCGGAGGCGATCGCCCCACCCCTCCTGGACCGACTGACCCAACCCTTCTGCTTAGAGAACCGCGAAATCTTTATCACCGCCAGCATTGGCATGAGTATTTACCCTCAGGATGGGGAAGACTTGGACCAATTGATGAAAAATGCCGGGGTGGCGATGTCTTATGCCAAACAATTGGGCGGGAATCAATCTCAATCTTATACCCCCACCTTGCAAGGCGAATCCCTAGATGACCTCACCCTGGAAACCAGCCTGCGCTATGCCGTAGAAAGACAAGAATTGCAACTGTATTATCAGCCCATTGTTGGGCTGCAAAATGGGCGAATCGTGGGAGCGGAAGCCTTAGTCCGATGGCACCATCCTCAACAAGGAATGATTTCTCCGGTGAAATTTATCCCCTTGGCAGAGCAAACGGGCTTAATTGCTCCCATCGGGGAATGGGTCCTCCAAACCGCTTGCAATCAAACTAAATCCTGGCAATCTGAGGGATTGCCCCCGGTACGAGTGGCGGTCAACCTCTCCTTTCGGCAGTTTAATCAAGTCGATCTGAGCGAACGGTTAGTTCGGATCTTAGATCAAAGTGGACTTGACCCTAGTTATTTAGAATTAGAACTTACGGAAAGTATCTTAGTCCAAAATGTTGAACTGACTATTGCTAAATTGAAGGAATTAAAATCCATGGGGGTTCAAATTTCTTTAGATGACTTTGGAACGGGCTATTCTTCTTTAAGTTATTTACAACAATTTCCGTTTGATTTATTGAAAATAGACCGATGTTTTGTTCAGGATATCAATACGAACTCCACTAACGCGGCCCTAACTAATGCAATTATTCAAATGGCTCACTCTTTAAATTTAAAAGTTATTGCCGAAGGGGTGGAAACCCCTGAAGAATTGGCGGTTTTGTATGAAAATAAATGCGATAACATTCAGGGTTATTTATTTAGTCGCCCGGTGAAGGCGGAGGAATTTAAACGAATGCTCAAAGAAGGCAAGCGATTGGAGGGGCAACCTCAAAGTCTACCCCATCTCACGGAGTAA
- a CDS encoding YtxH domain-containing protein translates to MGKNRSVIFMGGMLLGAAIGTLSGLLVAPQTSRQTRRILKKSAQALPEIAEDVSSSVQIQADRLSASALKNWDETLDRLRDAIAAGIEATQQEREILTKPEVEVSSEAGDRQP, encoded by the coding sequence ATGGGCAAGAATCGTTCGGTAATTTTTATGGGCGGAATGCTCCTCGGAGCCGCGATCGGGACCCTCAGCGGTTTGCTGGTGGCCCCCCAAACATCCCGCCAGACTAGGCGCATCTTGAAAAAATCGGCCCAAGCGCTGCCAGAAATTGCAGAAGATGTTTCCAGCAGTGTGCAGATTCAAGCCGATCGCCTTTCAGCATCTGCCTTGAAAAATTGGGATGAAACCCTCGATCGCCTCCGAGATGCGATCGCCGCAGGGATTGAAGCCACCCAACAAGAGCGGGAAATCCTGACTAAACCGGAAGTCGAGGTATCCTCCGAGGCGGGCGATCGTCAGCCGTAA
- the ggt gene encoding gamma-glutamyltransferase, protein MSQFTPGMIAAGHPCTAEAGIEMLRLGGNAFDGAVAAMLASFVAEPGLTSAAGGGFLLAHTGDRNLLFDFFVQTPRSKRNAQELDFYPVPVDFGGAVQEFHIGLASMGVPGNLAGVLAVHQKLGRLPFKVVVEPAIHYATEGVVLNSFQAYLLKILNPILTASPAGKQIYAPQGTALEAGDKIYLKDLGATLGYLAEAGIEEFYHGAIAEQLVKDSQGNGGYLTREDLSAYQVIEREPLVTQYRDETFLTNPPPSSGGVLIAFALKLLESVDFQELRFGSCRHLQHLADVMRLTNLARSNGYDENLYIPDFAQEFLSGEHCDEYLSIFQSDCNRLGSTTHISIMDGEGNAASVTTSNGEGSGYMIPGTGIMVNNMLGEADLNPNGFHQWPENRRLSSMMAPTMVLKENRPEIVLGSGGSNRIRTAILQVICNVIDFKMDLAEAIASPRVHWENGVFHLEPGMEREELESLSNLMPQQTQEVIKWAEKNMFFGGVNGVRMRADGEIEAAGDPRRNGAIAQGER, encoded by the coding sequence ATGAGCCAATTTACCCCAGGAATGATTGCTGCTGGCCACCCCTGTACCGCCGAAGCCGGAATTGAAATGTTGCGATTGGGTGGCAACGCTTTTGATGGCGCGGTTGCCGCTATGTTAGCATCTTTCGTGGCTGAACCGGGCTTGACTTCGGCAGCCGGTGGGGGGTTTCTTCTGGCCCATACGGGCGATCGCAATCTCCTGTTTGATTTTTTTGTCCAAACTCCTCGTTCTAAACGCAATGCTCAGGAATTAGATTTCTATCCCGTTCCCGTTGATTTTGGCGGTGCGGTGCAGGAGTTCCATATTGGCTTGGCTTCGATGGGAGTACCCGGCAACCTCGCCGGGGTCTTAGCGGTTCATCAAAAGTTAGGCAGGTTACCCTTTAAGGTTGTGGTTGAACCCGCTATTCATTATGCCACCGAGGGGGTGGTTCTCAATTCTTTTCAAGCCTATTTATTAAAAATTCTTAATCCAATTTTAACCGCATCCCCGGCAGGAAAACAGATTTATGCTCCCCAGGGAACTGCCTTGGAAGCGGGGGATAAAATTTATTTGAAAGATTTAGGGGCGACTTTAGGGTATTTAGCGGAAGCGGGAATTGAAGAGTTTTATCACGGGGCGATCGCTGAACAACTCGTTAAAGATTCTCAAGGGAATGGCGGTTACTTAACTCGGGAAGATTTAAGCGCGTATCAGGTCATCGAACGAGAACCGTTAGTCACTCAATATCGCGATGAAACCTTTCTGACCAATCCTCCCCCGAGTTCGGGAGGGGTGCTGATTGCCTTTGCTTTAAAGTTATTAGAATCAGTGGATTTCCAAGAGTTGCGTTTTGGGAGTTGTCGCCATCTACAGCACTTAGCCGATGTCATGCGCTTAACCAATTTAGCGCGCAGCAATGGCTATGATGAAAATCTCTATATTCCTGATTTTGCCCAGGAGTTTTTATCCGGGGAACATTGCGATGAATATTTGAGCATTTTTCAGTCGGATTGTAATCGATTGGGGAGTACGACTCATATTAGTATTATGGATGGCGAAGGAAATGCGGCCAGTGTGACAACTTCCAATGGAGAAGGGTCTGGCTACATGATTCCCGGAACGGGAATTATGGTGAATAATATGCTGGGAGAAGCGGATTTAAACCCGAATGGATTTCATCAATGGCCGGAAAATAGACGGCTTTCTTCGATGATGGCCCCGACGATGGTTTTGAAAGAGAATCGCCCTGAAATTGTGTTGGGTTCCGGGGGGTCTAATCGGATTAGGACGGCGATTTTACAAGTGATTTGTAATGTGATTGATTTTAAGATGGATTTGGCCGAGGCGATCGCATCTCCTCGGGTTCATTGGGAAAATGGGGTGTTTCATCTGGAACCGGGAATGGAGAGAGAGGAACTGGAATCTTTATCGAATCTGATGCCGCAGCAGACCCAAGAGGTCATAAAATGGGCGGAAAAAAATATGTTTTTTGGCGGGGTGAATGGGGTTAGAATGAGAGCAGATGGGGAGATAGAGGCCGCCGGTGACCCCCGGAGAAATGGGGCGATCGCCCAGGGTGAACGGTGA
- the rimP gene encoding ribosome maturation factor RimP, translating to MTHPLIPEIIEIATPIAESLGLEVVAAVFHTNLNPPVLRVDIRNYSTDTSLDDCERMSKALESSLDEGELIPDTYVLEISSPGISRQLTTDREFISFKGFPAVVETLEPYQGHTEWKGRLVKRDETAVYLNRKGRVTAIPRPLINKVQLVDREE from the coding sequence ATGACTCATCCCCTGATCCCTGAAATTATCGAAATCGCTACCCCCATCGCCGAGTCTCTCGGATTAGAAGTGGTGGCAGCGGTCTTTCATACCAACCTGAATCCGCCCGTACTGCGAGTGGACATCCGCAACTACAGCACAGACACCAGTTTGGATGACTGCGAACGCATGAGCAAGGCGTTGGAAAGCAGCTTAGACGAAGGGGAGTTAATCCCGGACACCTACGTTTTAGAAATTTCCAGTCCTGGAATCTCGCGCCAGCTTACCACCGACCGAGAATTTATCTCATTCAAAGGGTTTCCCGCAGTCGTGGAAACCCTGGAACCCTATCAGGGGCATACAGAGTGGAAAGGTAGACTCGTGAAGCGGGACGAAACTGCTGTTTATCTCAACCGTAAAGGTCGAGTCACAGCAATTCCGCGACCCCTCATCAATAAAGTACAACTCGTAGATCGAGAAGAATAA